The Candidatus Nanosynbacter lyticus genome window below encodes:
- a CDS encoding FG-GAP repeat domain-containing protein, whose product MGILKKTVTALGLSATVFGLVLSGAPVANATEGVVFSDAVGLSKDGSLWLYQNNAIPGWPFSGGSTKIGQGFNKYTNITFADMDGDGRPDIVAYSKNQKAQVFRNNGSTTTPFADKPVASDIDYQGDAVFAKLHGKDSPASHVYVDNNGNLMAGKVYLRYKKLEGVYDFVSDEARQIGHGWNNARSIVAGDLNGDGYDDIVAVRQDGTMWAYLNRGRNNKTAMFESGRQIGHGWNGFDTIMLGDMNTDGLADIVGRTKDGRLLQYTNSGNMNWPFSSGSAEVGHGWNGFKSVHLTNMW is encoded by the coding sequence ATGGGAATACTAAAGAAAACGGTAACGGCGCTTGGGCTGTCGGCGACGGTGTTTGGCTTGGTGCTGAGTGGCGCACCAGTTGCGAATGCTACCGAGGGTGTTGTCTTCAGTGACGCAGTTGGCTTGAGCAAAGATGGCTCGTTGTGGCTGTATCAGAACAATGCTATCCCGGGTTGGCCATTTAGTGGCGGTTCGACAAAGATCGGGCAGGGCTTTAATAAATACACAAACATTACATTTGCTGACATGGATGGTGATGGTCGTCCGGATATCGTTGCCTATTCAAAGAATCAAAAGGCCCAAGTGTTCCGCAATAATGGCTCCACGACGACACCATTTGCTGACAAGCCAGTCGCCAGCGATATCGACTATCAGGGTGATGCAGTGTTCGCCAAGCTGCACGGTAAAGACAGCCCGGCCTCACATGTTTATGTTGATAACAACGGTAACCTGATGGCAGGCAAAGTTTATCTACGCTACAAGAAGCTTGAAGGAGTGTATGATTTCGTGTCAGATGAAGCCCGTCAAATCGGTCACGGTTGGAATAATGCTCGATCGATCGTTGCCGGTGATTTGAACGGTGATGGTTATGATGATATCGTCGCAGTACGGCAGGACGGTACGATGTGGGCATATCTCAATCGTGGGCGGAACAACAAGACGGCAATGTTTGAGAGCGGTCGTCAAATCGGTCATGGCTGGAACGGGTTTGATACCATTATGCTCGGTGATATGAATACTGATGGCCTGGCGGATATCGTCGGCCGGACGAAAGACGGACGGTTGCTGCAATATACGAATAGCGGCAACATGAATTGGCCGTTTAGTAGTGGTTCAGCAGAAGTCGGTCACGGCTGGAATGGATTTAAGTCGGTCCACCTGACGAATATGTGGTAA
- the rpsJ gene encoding 30S ribosomal protein S10 gives MAQDTGIKIRIRLKAYDHKVIDQSAKQIIDTAIRTGASVAGPVPLPTRRSTYTVVKSPHVYKMGGESYEMRTHKRLIDITNATPKTIDSLQNLSLPAGVDAEIRM, from the coding sequence ATGGCTCAAGACACTGGTATTAAGATTCGTATTCGCCTGAAAGCGTACGACCATAAAGTCATCGACCAGTCAGCAAAACAAATTATCGATACGGCAATTCGCACCGGCGCGAGCGTAGCTGGCCCTGTGCCGCTGCCGACTCGTCGCAGCACCTACACGGTGGTAAAGAGCCCGCACGTCTACAAAATGGGCGGCGAGAGTTACGAGATGCGCACCCATAAGCGCCTTATTGACATTACCAATGCCACACCAAAAACGATTGATAGCCTACAGAATCTGAGCTTACCGGCTGGTGTTGACGCTGAGATTCGGATGTAA
- a CDS encoding L-lactate dehydrogenase, translating into MNKQKLVIVGAGGMVGATAAYACALRSVVEEIVLIDRNPDLAWGQAADINDAMGIDRCVVVRPGSYDDIKTDDIVVITAGAPQQPGQTRLELLGVNAEIMCGTIRNIMKSGAHPYIIVVSNPVDALTYVALKESGLPKSRVFGTGTTLDTSRLKSYIADQLDVHSREVDAYILGEHGDSSFATIESAQVGEVPLADYPGFKPAMVDGIEEKIRQRAYRVIETKRSTYYAIGFVISKIVSALRSSSRSVYPVCSLVEGEYGLHDVVLGLPSTICADGVKILTGYPLNEREQAALRHSAEVVTEAIRSLE; encoded by the coding sequence ATGAATAAACAGAAGTTGGTGATCGTCGGTGCGGGTGGCATGGTCGGTGCGACGGCGGCGTACGCCTGTGCACTGCGGAGTGTAGTTGAGGAAATTGTGTTGATCGACCGCAACCCTGACTTGGCGTGGGGGCAGGCGGCTGATATCAATGACGCAATGGGAATTGATCGGTGTGTTGTGGTGCGGCCAGGCAGTTATGACGATATCAAGACTGATGATATCGTGGTTATCACCGCTGGTGCGCCGCAGCAGCCGGGGCAGACACGATTGGAGTTGCTTGGCGTGAACGCTGAGATTATGTGTGGGACTATTAGGAATATTATGAAAAGTGGTGCTCATCCATATATCATTGTAGTGTCGAATCCGGTCGATGCATTAACGTATGTGGCGCTGAAGGAATCGGGCTTGCCAAAGAGTCGGGTGTTTGGTACCGGAACGACGCTCGATACGTCGCGGCTTAAGTCGTATATCGCGGATCAGCTAGATGTACATAGTCGAGAGGTTGACGCCTATATTTTAGGGGAGCATGGTGATTCATCATTTGCGACAATTGAATCAGCGCAAGTCGGTGAGGTACCGCTTGCTGATTATCCGGGATTTAAGCCAGCGATGGTCGACGGTATTGAGGAGAAAATTCGTCAGCGGGCATACCGGGTGATCGAGACCAAGCGGTCGACGTATTATGCAATTGGTTTCGTTATTTCCAAGATTGTCTCGGCACTACGCTCATCGTCGCGTTCAGTATATCCAGTTTGCTCACTGGTTGAGGGCGAGTATGGACTGCACGATGTAGTGCTTGGCCTACCGTCAACGATTTGTGCAGATGGTGTAAAAATCTTGACAGGGTATCCGCTTAATGAGCGCGAGCAGGCGGCGCTACGTCATTCGGCCGAGGTGGTAACGGAGGCAATTCGTAGTTTAGAGTAA
- the tuf gene encoding elongation factor Tu, with product MADAFDRSKPHVNVGTMGHVDHGKTTLTAAITAVLAKRLPSAVNKPIAYDQIDNAPEERQRGITIASSHQEYESPNRHYAHVDMPGHADYVKNMITGAAQVDGAILVIAATDGPMPQTREHVLLAKQVGVPKIVVFLNKMDMADADMVELIEEEVRELLAKNGFDENAPIIKGSALKALEGDEKYEDAIMELVDAMDSYIPEPPRDMDKPFIMPIEDVFSIKGRGTVATGRIEQGVVKLNDEVEIVGIRPTQKSVVTGIEAFKKSLDQGQAGDNAGVLLRGIERSDIERGQVLAKPGTITPHTEFEAEVYILKKEEGGRHTPFSKGYKPQFYFRTTDVTGEVELPADKEMVMPGDTVTFKVKLLAPIAMEQGLNFAIREGGRTVGAGVVTKINK from the coding sequence ATGGCAGATGCATTTGACCGAAGCAAGCCGCACGTTAACGTGGGTACAATGGGCCACGTTGACCACGGTAAGACGACACTGACCGCCGCAATTACGGCAGTGCTCGCAAAGCGCCTTCCAAGCGCAGTCAACAAACCAATTGCGTACGACCAGATCGATAACGCACCAGAAGAGCGCCAGCGTGGTATTACTATCGCCAGCTCACACCAAGAATACGAGTCACCGAACCGTCACTACGCGCACGTTGATATGCCAGGCCACGCTGACTACGTCAAGAACATGATCACCGGTGCTGCCCAGGTTGATGGCGCGATCCTCGTGATTGCTGCAACCGACGGTCCGATGCCGCAAACCCGCGAGCACGTGCTGCTGGCAAAGCAGGTTGGCGTGCCAAAGATCGTTGTCTTCCTCAACAAGATGGACATGGCTGACGCAGATATGGTCGAGCTGATCGAAGAAGAAGTTCGTGAGCTGCTTGCCAAGAACGGCTTTGACGAGAATGCTCCAATTATCAAGGGTTCGGCTCTTAAGGCATTGGAGGGCGATGAGAAGTACGAAGACGCCATCATGGAGCTGGTTGATGCTATGGATAGCTATATCCCAGAGCCACCACGCGACATGGACAAGCCATTCATTATGCCAATTGAGGACGTCTTCTCGATCAAGGGTCGCGGTACTGTGGCAACTGGTCGTATCGAGCAGGGTGTTGTTAAGCTGAACGACGAGGTTGAAATCGTTGGTATCCGCCCAACTCAGAAATCAGTAGTCACTGGTATTGAGGCGTTTAAGAAGTCTCTGGATCAGGGTCAAGCAGGTGACAATGCCGGCGTTTTGCTACGCGGTATTGAGCGCAGCGATATTGAGCGCGGTCAGGTTTTGGCTAAGCCAGGTACGATTACACCACACACCGAGTTTGAAGCTGAGGTGTACATCCTGAAGAAGGAAGAAGGCGGTCGCCACACTCCATTCTCCAAGGGTTACAAGCCACAGTTCTACTTCCGCACCACTGACGTGACGGGTGAAGTTGAGCTGCCAGCTGACAAAGAAATGGTCATGCCAGGCGACACCGTAACCTTCAAGGTTAAGTTGCTCGCCCCAATCGCTATGGAGCAAGGTTTGAACTTTGCCATCCGCGAAGGTGGCCGTACCGTTGGTGCTGGTGTGGTGACAAAGATTAACAAATAG
- the glmS gene encoding glutamine--fructose-6-phosphate transaminase (isomerizing) — protein MCGIVGYIGEREAQNILVAELKRLEYRGYDSAGIVTLSDSATPTLLRTKGKVAALEELVGQHKTSDTVGIGHTRWATHGEPSKRNAHPHHVGEIYLVHNGIIENYQDLKTMLSGHEYEFKSDTDSEVLAALIDYLRRDSPDLLTAVTGALKMVVGAYGIAVLDTTNPEEIIVARQGSPLIIGVGDGETYIASDASALVGYTNQVVYLHDGEIGRCTRSGLELQTIESQKLDVKIEMLDMDMQAIQKQGFDHFLAKEIYEQPTSLAATLAGRVLPDQKYARLGGLNMSDDELRHVKHIIIVGCGTAYFAGVQASYFIEQLTDDVTISVEIASELRYRAFNVPEHSVAMIVSQSGETADTLACLNELKRRGVKCLGVVNAVGSTIARAVDGGVYLHVGAEISVASTKAFTSQVAALTIFGIMLANAKGTNPQFIDEFVQELAILPSEIQKVLDKQGAEIPSIARAYADYNHALYIGRDTLYPIAMEGALKLKEVSYIHAEAYAAGELKHGPIALIDDHFFEVCYIQDNWLYEKSQSNLIEMNTRGAHAIVITDTTKKVPGETVIRISTKLSHLTPLLFNVVSQLLAYHVAVKRGHDVDQPRNLAKSVTVE, from the coding sequence ATGTGTGGAATTGTTGGCTATATCGGTGAACGCGAGGCGCAGAATATCCTCGTTGCTGAGCTTAAGCGGCTTGAGTACCGCGGCTATGACAGTGCCGGAATTGTCACCCTATCGGACTCCGCCACACCAACCCTGCTGCGCACCAAAGGCAAGGTGGCGGCACTGGAAGAGCTCGTCGGACAACATAAGACGAGCGATACGGTCGGCATCGGACACACCCGCTGGGCAACACATGGTGAACCAAGTAAGCGCAACGCCCATCCACACCACGTTGGTGAGATTTATCTGGTACATAACGGCATCATTGAGAACTACCAAGACCTTAAAACGATGCTTTCCGGTCATGAGTACGAGTTTAAGAGCGATACCGATAGCGAGGTATTGGCGGCCTTGATTGACTATCTGCGGCGTGACTCACCGGATTTACTGACAGCAGTCACCGGCGCATTGAAGATGGTAGTTGGTGCGTATGGCATTGCGGTACTTGACACCACGAACCCCGAAGAAATTATCGTGGCTCGCCAAGGTAGCCCGTTGATCATTGGCGTCGGAGACGGCGAAACATATATCGCCAGTGACGCTTCAGCGCTGGTTGGCTACACCAATCAAGTGGTGTATTTGCATGATGGTGAAATTGGTCGCTGTACTCGTAGCGGGCTAGAGTTACAGACAATCGAATCGCAAAAGCTTGACGTCAAGATCGAGATGCTCGACATGGATATGCAGGCGATTCAGAAGCAGGGCTTTGACCATTTCCTCGCCAAAGAAATTTACGAACAGCCAACCAGCCTTGCAGCGACACTAGCCGGCCGCGTCCTACCCGACCAAAAATATGCGCGCCTGGGCGGTCTCAACATGAGCGATGATGAACTGCGCCACGTCAAGCACATCATCATCGTTGGCTGCGGCACTGCCTACTTTGCTGGTGTGCAGGCCAGCTACTTTATCGAGCAGCTAACTGATGACGTAACCATCAGTGTCGAGATCGCCAGTGAGCTGCGCTACCGCGCATTCAACGTGCCCGAACACTCGGTCGCTATGATCGTTAGCCAGAGTGGTGAGACGGCTGATACCCTTGCCTGCCTGAATGAATTGAAGCGACGTGGTGTTAAATGCCTCGGCGTCGTCAACGCCGTCGGCAGTACGATCGCCCGAGCAGTTGATGGCGGCGTGTACTTGCACGTCGGTGCCGAGATTAGCGTCGCCAGTACCAAGGCCTTTACCTCACAGGTTGCTGCTCTGACGATCTTTGGTATTATGCTCGCCAATGCCAAGGGTACCAACCCACAATTTATTGATGAATTTGTGCAAGAATTAGCGATACTACCAAGTGAGATCCAAAAAGTCCTTGATAAACAAGGTGCCGAGATACCTTCCATCGCTAGGGCGTATGCTGATTACAATCACGCACTCTACATCGGCCGCGATACGCTGTATCCGATTGCCATGGAGGGCGCGCTGAAGCTCAAAGAGGTAAGCTACATCCATGCCGAAGCGTATGCCGCCGGTGAGCTGAAACACGGTCCGATCGCCCTGATTGATGACCATTTCTTTGAAGTCTGCTATATCCAAGACAATTGGTTATACGAAAAATCCCAGAGCAACTTGATCGAGATGAATACTCGCGGTGCTCACGCCATTGTCATCACCGACACGACGAAAAAGGTGCCGGGCGAAACGGTGATCCGCATCTCGACAAAGCTATCGCACCTCACGCCACTTCTGTTCAATGTCGTGTCGCAACTCCTAGCCTATCACGTGGCCGTCAAGCGCGGTCATGACGTCGATCAGCCACGCAATCTGGCCAAGAGCGTGACGGTCGAATAA
- the tgt gene encoding tRNA guanosine(34) transglycosylase Tgt: protein MKPFSFEITSRLGDTLARTGIIHTPHGDITTPAFIVVGTKANVKAMVPEMVADVSAQAVLANAYHLYLQPGHKLIEKAGYLGKFMHWDGPTFTDSGGFQVLSLGSGFKKVLAMSTDVDEEIAIAKKSSRHAWVDENGVMFKSHLDGSYHKFTPELSMQIQAGIGADITFAFDELTSLIDPYEYQVEALARTHAWAERSLAEVKRLRESRPDKPYQALFGVLQGANYEDLRKQTAAFLGAMDFDGYGIGGALEKETMAQTIQWVNQILPENKPRHLLGISEPDDIFAAIEQGIDTFDCVSPTRVARNGAAYTPFGRANVRGRKYRELFEPIMEDCDCYTCRHYTAAYLCHLLHARESLAGTLLSIHNERFIVKLVDDIRASLEDGTFYEFREEFLATYYRR from the coding sequence ATGAAACCGTTTTCTTTTGAGATCACCTCTAGGCTTGGCGACACGCTGGCGCGCACTGGCATTATTCACACGCCGCACGGGGATATCACAACACCGGCGTTTATCGTGGTTGGAACTAAGGCTAATGTCAAGGCGATGGTGCCAGAAATGGTGGCGGATGTCAGCGCGCAGGCAGTGCTGGCAAATGCCTATCATCTATATTTGCAGCCGGGTCATAAACTTATCGAGAAGGCTGGCTATTTGGGCAAGTTTATGCACTGGGATGGGCCGACATTCACTGATAGTGGCGGCTTTCAGGTGTTGAGTCTGGGCTCGGGCTTTAAGAAAGTACTGGCGATGAGTACTGATGTCGATGAGGAAATTGCCATCGCTAAAAAATCGTCGCGCCACGCTTGGGTGGACGAAAACGGCGTAATGTTCAAATCGCACCTCGACGGCTCGTACCATAAATTTACGCCGGAATTATCTATGCAGATTCAGGCGGGCATTGGTGCGGATATTACTTTCGCCTTTGACGAACTGACCTCGCTGATTGATCCGTATGAATATCAAGTGGAAGCCTTGGCGCGAACGCATGCCTGGGCGGAGCGCAGTTTAGCTGAGGTGAAACGTCTGCGTGAATCTCGTCCCGACAAGCCATATCAAGCATTGTTTGGCGTGCTGCAGGGTGCGAATTATGAAGATTTACGCAAGCAAACGGCTGCGTTTTTAGGTGCGATGGATTTTGACGGCTATGGTATCGGCGGTGCGCTGGAAAAGGAAACTATGGCCCAGACGATTCAGTGGGTCAATCAAATCTTGCCCGAGAACAAGCCGCGGCATTTACTCGGCATTTCTGAGCCGGACGACATCTTTGCGGCAATTGAGCAGGGAATCGACACCTTTGACTGTGTCAGCCCAACGCGCGTGGCCAGAAACGGTGCCGCCTATACGCCATTTGGCCGGGCTAATGTCCGCGGGAGAAAATACCGCGAACTGTTTGAGCCAATTATGGAAGATTGCGACTGCTATACTTGCCGCCACTACACCGCCGCCTATCTCTGTCATCTGCTACACGCCCGCGAATCTCTGGCTGGCACGCTATTATCAATCCATAACGAGCGATTTATCGTTAAACTGGTTGATGATATCCGCGCCAGCCTAGAGGATGGGACATTTTACGAGTTTCGTGAAGAGTTTTTGGCGACGTACTATCGCCGCTAA
- a CDS encoding alpha-amylase family glycosyl hydrolase: protein MSKKTLVDLDPWLAPHEPIIKSRGAYVSSTLRRVLDGKSPAEFALGFHHFGLHQTAAGWTFREWAPNATRLVLVGDFSDWQEREEFALQPGVHGEWSVDLPKHALHHGQKYKLRVYWPGGDGWRLPSYATYVVQDNDSVDFSAVVWQPDEPYQWQHNIPPAPNVPLIYEAHVGMSSEEEKVASFNEFTTDVLPRIKQSGYNTIQLMAIAEHPYYGSFGYHVSNFFAVSSRFGTPDDFKRLVDAAHGLGLRVIIDIVHAHAAKNEVEGLGNFAGSPTQYFKAHHHPAWDSRLFDYGKPEVLHFLASNCHWWLDEYHVDGFRFDGVTSMLYHDHGLGKSFTSYDDYFGDDVDKDALVYLKLANDVIHAVRPDTMTIAEEMSGLPGLAAPTEHGGLGFDYRLAMGAPDLWIKTLKEKRDEDWDLGELAHMLSSHRPEEKVITYAESHDQALVGDKTLIFRLIDKEMYWHMDKADPDLTVERGIALHKLIRLLTAGLHGGGYLNFMGNEFGHPEWIDFPRQGNHWSFKHARRQWSLRDNGFLKYQWLGEFDASLMKLIKTVDDSGIHYLTIRQHDHVVSFIRGDLLFIMNFSPSQSWTDYGIPAAAGSYSVILNSDDKQFGGQGRVKPNGRYFTTPHDSEHIIRVYIPTRSGLVLQKD from the coding sequence ATGAGCAAGAAAACGCTGGTTGACCTTGATCCGTGGCTGGCGCCGCATGAACCTATCATCAAGTCACGTGGGGCTTATGTTTCATCGACGCTGCGGAGAGTGTTGGACGGCAAATCGCCGGCGGAGTTTGCGCTAGGGTTTCATCATTTTGGCCTGCACCAGACGGCGGCGGGCTGGACGTTTCGCGAATGGGCACCGAATGCTACGCGGCTGGTTTTGGTGGGCGATTTTTCTGATTGGCAGGAGCGCGAGGAGTTTGCCCTGCAGCCAGGTGTGCATGGCGAGTGGAGCGTTGATCTGCCAAAACATGCGCTACACCACGGTCAAAAATACAAGCTGCGCGTATATTGGCCGGGCGGCGACGGCTGGCGCTTACCATCATACGCCACCTACGTCGTCCAAGACAATGATTCGGTGGATTTTTCGGCCGTAGTGTGGCAGCCTGATGAGCCGTATCAGTGGCAGCATAATATTCCACCTGCGCCAAACGTACCGCTAATTTATGAGGCGCATGTCGGCATGAGCAGTGAGGAGGAAAAGGTCGCCAGTTTCAACGAGTTTACCACCGACGTCCTACCGCGCATCAAACAATCTGGCTATAATACCATCCAACTGATGGCCATCGCCGAACACCCGTACTACGGCAGTTTCGGCTATCACGTTAGCAACTTTTTCGCGGTCAGTTCGCGGTTTGGCACGCCCGATGATTTCAAGCGGTTAGTTGACGCGGCACACGGACTGGGGCTGCGCGTCATCATTGATATCGTTCATGCTCATGCTGCTAAAAATGAAGTCGAAGGCCTCGGTAATTTTGCGGGCAGCCCGACGCAATATTTCAAAGCTCACCACCATCCCGCCTGGGATTCGCGGCTGTTTGATTATGGCAAGCCGGAAGTACTGCACTTTCTCGCCAGCAATTGCCACTGGTGGCTGGATGAGTACCATGTTGACGGTTTCCGGTTTGATGGCGTGACCAGCATGTTATATCACGACCATGGCTTAGGCAAAAGTTTCACGAGCTATGATGATTATTTTGGCGACGACGTTGATAAGGATGCGCTGGTCTATCTCAAACTGGCCAATGACGTCATTCACGCCGTTCGCCCCGATACCATGACCATTGCTGAGGAAATGAGCGGGCTACCGGGCTTGGCGGCGCCGACAGAACACGGCGGCTTGGGCTTTGATTATCGATTAGCGATGGGTGCGCCCGATCTCTGGATCAAGACGTTGAAGGAAAAGCGCGACGAAGATTGGGACTTAGGTGAATTGGCTCACATGCTGAGTTCACACCGCCCAGAGGAAAAAGTCATCACCTACGCCGAGAGTCATGATCAAGCCTTGGTTGGCGACAAGACGCTAATTTTTCGGCTGATCGACAAAGAAATGTATTGGCACATGGACAAAGCCGACCCTGACCTGACGGTGGAGCGTGGCATAGCCCTACATAAACTAATTCGACTGCTGACAGCCGGACTGCACGGCGGCGGCTACCTCAACTTCATGGGTAATGAATTTGGGCATCCTGAGTGGATCGACTTTCCACGCCAGGGTAATCATTGGTCATTCAAGCATGCTCGCAGACAATGGAGTTTACGCGACAATGGTTTTCTCAAATACCAATGGCTGGGCGAATTTGACGCCAGCCTGATGAAGCTCATCAAAACCGTTGACGACTCGGGCATTCACTACCTCACCATTCGTCAACACGACCATGTGGTTAGTTTCATACGCGGCGATCTGCTGTTTATTATGAACTTTTCGCCCAGCCAGTCGTGGACGGATTATGGTATACCAGCGGCGGCTGGGTCATACAGTGTAATTTTGAACAGCGACGACAAGCAATTTGGCGGGCAGGGCCGGGTTAAGCCTAACGGCCGCTACTTTACGACGCCACATGATAGCGAGCATATTATACGTGTATACATACCGACACGAAGTGGCCTCGTGCTACAAAAAGATTGA
- a CDS encoding uracil-DNA glycosylase family protein encodes MTRPLLYDEIDQDSMNASFHARGWPPVYTASPCSRIVLVGQAPGRIAQETRTPWNDASGRTLRQWLGVTDEQFYDPSLFALMPMDFYYPGKAAHGDLPPRPEFAKKWHPRLLAQMPDVRLTILVGAHAQQYYLNKQAKRNLTETVAHYMEYLPHYFPLVHPSPLNFRWRARNPWFEMNVIPILSKMVKELAQ; translated from the coding sequence ATGACTAGGCCGTTGCTGTATGATGAAATCGATCAAGATAGTATGAATGCTTCGTTTCATGCTCGTGGTTGGCCGCCAGTCTATACCGCTTCGCCCTGCTCACGTATCGTGCTGGTTGGTCAGGCGCCGGGACGAATAGCGCAGGAAACACGCACGCCATGGAATGATGCCAGTGGTCGCACATTGCGTCAGTGGCTGGGGGTTACCGATGAACAATTTTATGATCCTAGTTTGTTTGCTCTAATGCCAATGGATTTTTATTATCCAGGTAAGGCTGCGCATGGTGATTTACCGCCGCGACCGGAGTTTGCCAAAAAGTGGCATCCACGGCTGCTAGCACAGATGCCGGATGTGAGGCTGACGATTTTAGTCGGTGCTCATGCTCAGCAATACTATCTCAACAAACAGGCGAAGCGCAACCTGACCGAAACAGTCGCGCATTATATGGAGTATCTGCCTCATTATTTTCCACTTGTCCATCCATCACCGCTTAACTTCCGCTGGCGGGCGCGCAATCCATGGTTCGAAATGAACGTCATTCCGATTCTGTCTAAGATGGTCAAAGAATTAGCACAGTAG
- a CDS encoding HD domain-containing protein, whose product MARLAERFANEHKEAASMDEVLLTAWLHDVDDYKLVGKKQADELNNATSIMTKAGVAADLQDAVRYNIARIGYSRYLHGVRPERLAGQLVSDADMCDAIGACGIERALIYAVNHGSCRIFDPTVWPDVNIDAYRYNANGGTHDGDSFINYFFEKLLKLPKIMMTDSGRDEALIRQQIMVTFLRAYFREKNVPEWSDFLEEYLTSMDE is encoded by the coding sequence GTGGCACGGCTAGCAGAGCGATTCGCGAATGAGCATAAAGAAGCGGCTTCAATGGACGAAGTGCTGCTGACGGCATGGCTACACGACGTTGATGATTATAAATTAGTTGGCAAAAAGCAAGCGGATGAACTCAATAATGCCACGTCAATTATGACGAAGGCTGGTGTTGCGGCTGATTTGCAGGATGCGGTGCGTTATAATATTGCTCGGATTGGCTATAGTCGTTATCTACATGGTGTGCGGCCAGAACGTTTGGCTGGTCAGCTGGTATCTGACGCTGATATGTGTGATGCGATTGGGGCATGCGGTATCGAGCGGGCACTTATTTATGCGGTGAATCACGGTAGTTGTCGGATATTTGATCCAACTGTTTGGCCTGATGTGAACATTGATGCATATCGATATAACGCCAACGGCGGCACGCATGATGGCGATAGCTTCATTAATTATTTCTTTGAAAAGTTATTGAAGCTACCAAAGATTATGATGACCGACTCAGGCCGAGACGAAGCGTTAATTCGCCAGCAAATTATGGTTACTTTTCTTCGTGCCTATTTTCGAGAAAAGAATGTGCCGGAGTGGAGTGATTTTCTGGAAGAATATCTTACTTCAATGGATGAGTAG
- a CDS encoding TIR domain-containing protein yields the protein MRSSKPRAVRAVLCGSYRRDIDGLQRAYDELAATGCQVLSPRRVDFMDGEFVVDAAEVGLSPREIENWHLRAIEQSDFILLHAPKGYVGISAAMEIGYALALKKPIFSRTAPVDIMLRELVYVVPSVYDALCILGFRS from the coding sequence ATGCGGAGTTCTAAACCACGGGCAGTACGTGCGGTATTGTGCGGGTCTTACAGGCGCGATATTGACGGGTTACAGCGAGCTTACGACGAGCTAGCCGCAACCGGCTGTCAGGTATTGTCACCGCGACGAGTGGACTTTATGGACGGTGAATTTGTTGTTGATGCTGCAGAAGTTGGCCTGTCGCCTCGAGAGATAGAAAACTGGCATTTACGGGCTATTGAGCAGTCTGATTTTATTTTACTGCATGCCCCCAAAGGCTATGTTGGCATAAGTGCTGCGATGGAGATCGGTTATGCTCTCGCATTAAAGAAACCAATCTTTTCACGAACAGCACCGGTTGATATTATGCTGCGTGAACTAGTTTACGTTGTTCCGAGCGTGTATGATGCATTATGCATCTTGGGATTTCGGAGCTAA
- a CDS encoding NUDIX hydrolase, whose translation MSFEAKIHEAQTKILRELLFLPAANFATLQKASGLESDHIKFHIKRLVELGYVQKVDGGYCLSVKGKEYANKLDTDAGVIERQPKVAVMLVIEREHAGEKQYLLQQRLKHPYYGFWGAPTGKVRWAESIVNAASRELTEETGLRGEFVHRGVYHECVRHAQTGEIIEDKIFHLMFCKVFSGKLAVQFEGGRNAWRTLDEMRDEPKKYKSFLREITACINGCGELTEIIYEYGNAEF comes from the coding sequence ATGAGTTTTGAAGCAAAGATCCATGAGGCACAGACGAAAATTTTGCGGGAATTGTTATTTTTGCCAGCGGCCAATTTCGCAACACTACAAAAAGCAAGCGGTCTGGAAAGCGATCATATTAAATTTCACATCAAACGGCTCGTTGAGCTAGGTTATGTGCAGAAAGTCGACGGCGGGTACTGCCTCTCGGTCAAGGGTAAGGAGTACGCGAATAAGCTTGATACTGATGCCGGTGTTATTGAGCGGCAGCCAAAGGTGGCAGTTATGCTCGTTATCGAGCGTGAGCATGCTGGAGAAAAACAGTATTTGTTGCAGCAGCGGCTCAAGCACCCCTACTATGGGTTTTGGGGTGCGCCTACTGGCAAAGTGCGGTGGGCCGAGTCAATCGTCAATGCGGCCTCGCGTGAATTGACGGAGGAGACGGGCTTACGGGGTGAATTTGTTCATCGCGGGGTGTACCATGAATGTGTGCGCCATGCGCAAACAGGTGAAATTATCGAAGATAAGATCTTTCACCTGATGTTTTGCAAGGTATTTTCAGGCAAATTGGCCGTACAGTTTGAGGGCGGCAGAAATGCCTGGCGTACGCTCGACGAGATGCGTGATGAGCCAAAAAAGTACAAGAGTTTTTTGCGAGAAATCACGGCGTGTATCAACGGGTGCGGCGAGTTGACTGAAATAATATATGAATATGGTAATGCGGAGTTCTAA